Proteins encoded by one window of Mesorhizobium sp. INR15:
- a CDS encoding gamma-glutamylcyclotransferase — translation MGDFWVFGYGSLIWRPGFAHVETQRARLHGYRRSLCVYSFVHRGTRQRPGLVLGLDHGGSCVGLAYRVPGDLRDEVIAYLRGRELVTDVYLERTLKVRLDGGETVEAVAYIVDRKHEQYAGALDASDAAAVIRGAVGQSGNNEDYVLSTLKHLEALGIRDHWLEDVARQVAPL, via the coding sequence ATGGGCGATTTTTGGGTTTTTGGCTACGGTTCGCTGATCTGGCGCCCCGGTTTCGCGCATGTCGAAACGCAGCGTGCCCGGCTGCATGGCTACCGCCGCTCGCTCTGCGTCTATTCCTTCGTGCATCGCGGCACCCGCCAGCGGCCGGGACTGGTGCTCGGCCTCGACCATGGCGGCTCCTGCGTCGGGCTGGCGTACCGCGTTCCCGGCGATCTGCGTGACGAGGTCATCGCCTATCTGCGCGGGCGCGAGCTGGTCACGGATGTCTACCTTGAGCGCACACTCAAGGTCCGCCTCGATGGCGGCGAAACGGTCGAGGCGGTAGCCTACATCGTCGACCGCAAGCATGAGCAATATGCCGGTGCGCTCGACGCCAGTGACGCGGCGGCTGTCATACGCGGTGCGGTCGGCCAGTCGGGAAACAACGAAGACTACGTGCTCAGCACACTGAAGCATCTTGAGGCGCTCGGGATCCGTGACCATTGGCTGGAGGATGTGGCGCGGCAGGTCGCGCCTTTGTGA